A part of Streptococcus porcinus genomic DNA contains:
- a CDS encoding GIY-YIG nuclease family protein, whose protein sequence is MINKKAYMYVLECADKTLYTGYTTDIDRRIKTHNEGKGAKYTRSRLPVKLLYTESFESKQEAMSAEALFKKRKSRQEKLIYIKEHQTFLKKES, encoded by the coding sequence ATGATAAATAAGAAAGCTTATATGTATGTTTTAGAATGTGCTGACAAGACACTTTATACAGGATATACAACTGACATCGACAGAAGGATTAAAACCCATAATGAAGGGAAGGGAGCTAAATACACGCGTTCTCGCTTACCAGTTAAACTACTATATACTGAATCTTTTGAGAGTAAGCAAGAGGCTATGAGTGCAGAGGCACTTTTCAAGAAACGAAAAAGTCGTCAAGAAAAATTAATTTATATAAAAGAACATCAGACTTTTTTAAAGAAAGAGAGCTGA
- a CDS encoding DUF3923 family protein: MAIIQTISILFILVQSNDRRTILQMKKTLLIFNLTLFVLFFIVAFFLWTRETDGTGTIQTTHSRLFTELVWWAFYLLILALQSLIILIKKAITHDK; this comes from the coding sequence ATGGCGATTATACAGACGATATCAATACTCTTTATTTTGGTACAAAGTAACGACAGAAGGACAATTTTACAAATGAAAAAGACCTTATTGATCTTTAATCTCACACTTTTTGTTTTATTTTTTATTGTTGCGTTCTTTTTATGGACTCGAGAAACTGATGGAACTGGCACAATACAAACAACTCATTCCCGTCTGTTTACAGAACTTGTTTGGTGGGCTTTTTATTTGCTAATACTAGCATTGCAAAGTCTCATCATTCTCATAAAAAAGGCAATTACTCATGATAAATAA
- a CDS encoding tRNA1(Val) (adenine(37)-N6)-methyltransferase, with the protein MTEELLKTGERIDQLFSNDVKIIQNKDVFSYSIDSVLLSRFPRLPSRGLIVDLCSGNGAVGLFASRNTKAQIVEIEIQERLAEMAERSIKLNQLEKQVSIICDDLNNLLDHVPRSGVDLILCNPPYFKSTKSSKKNISKHYLLARHEITTNLEEICSISRHALKSNGRLAMVHRPDRFIEIVDSLQKYGLAPKRVQFVYPKASKEANMLLIEAIKDGSIEGMKILPPLIVHKENGDYTDDINTLYFGTK; encoded by the coding sequence ATGACAGAAGAACTTTTAAAAACTGGGGAACGTATTGATCAATTATTCTCAAACGATGTTAAAATTATTCAAAATAAGGATGTTTTTTCTTATTCAATTGATAGTGTTCTATTATCACGATTTCCAAGGCTACCTTCTAGAGGCCTAATTGTTGATTTGTGTTCTGGTAACGGTGCCGTTGGCCTCTTTGCTAGTCGCAATACTAAAGCACAAATCGTGGAAATTGAAATTCAAGAGCGGTTGGCTGAGATGGCTGAACGATCGATTAAACTCAATCAGTTAGAAAAACAAGTCTCTATAATCTGTGATGATTTAAATAATCTATTAGATCATGTCCCTAGATCAGGAGTTGATCTTATCCTCTGTAACCCACCTTACTTTAAATCAACTAAAAGTTCAAAGAAAAATATCTCTAAACATTATCTCTTGGCTCGCCATGAAATCACTACAAATTTAGAAGAAATCTGTAGTATTAGTCGACATGCTTTAAAATCTAACGGACGTTTAGCTATGGTTCATCGACCAGATCGTTTTATTGAAATAGTGGATTCTTTACAAAAATATGGCCTAGCTCCCAAACGAGTTCAATTCGTATATCCTAAAGCTAGTAAAGAAGCAAACATGCTATTAATTGAAGCTATCAAGGATGGCTCTATTGAAGGCATGAAAATCTTGCCACCACTTATTGTTCATAAAGAAAATGGCGATTATACAGACGATATCAATACTCTTTATTTTGGTACAAAGTAA
- a CDS encoding lysophospholipid acyltransferase family protein, with protein sequence MFYAYLRGLVVFILWVVNGNSHYHNEKNILPADENYILVAPHRTFWDPVYMAFAARPKQFVFMAKKELFANRIFAWWIKMCGAFPIDRDKPSPDAIRYPVNVLKKKNRSLVMFPSGSRHSKDVKGGVAVIAKMAKVKILPAAYAGPMTLKGLILGDRVDMNFGRPIDISDIKRMNDEGIKEVASRIQAEFVRIDEENAQFQPGKRRNPLTYIYRLPLVLIAIIVLLLTLLFSLLASFIWDPDKHTH encoded by the coding sequence GTGTTTTACGCATATTTACGTGGGCTTGTTGTCTTTATTTTATGGGTTGTGAATGGTAATTCACATTACCATAATGAGAAAAATATTTTGCCAGCTGATGAAAATTATATTTTAGTGGCTCCTCACCGAACTTTTTGGGATCCGGTTTATATGGCGTTTGCTGCGAGACCAAAACAGTTTGTATTTATGGCGAAAAAGGAATTATTTGCCAATCGAATCTTTGCATGGTGGATAAAAATGTGTGGTGCTTTTCCAATTGATAGGGATAAACCTTCACCTGATGCTATCCGTTATCCTGTAAATGTTTTAAAAAAGAAAAATCGTTCCTTAGTTATGTTTCCTAGTGGAAGTCGTCATTCGAAAGATGTAAAAGGAGGCGTTGCCGTTATCGCCAAGATGGCCAAGGTTAAAATTCTGCCAGCTGCTTATGCTGGACCAATGACGCTAAAAGGCCTTATTTTAGGTGATCGCGTTGATATGAATTTTGGTCGTCCTATCGATATCTCAGATATAAAACGGATGAACGACGAAGGGATTAAAGAAGTTGCCAGTCGTATCCAAGCAGAGTTTGTTCGGATTGATGAAGAAAATGCTCAATTTCAGCCTGGAAAAAGACGAAATCCTTTAACTTATATTTATCGCTTGCCGTTAGTTTTGATTGCGATAATTGTCTTACTATTAACGCTATTATTTTCTCTACTAGCTAGTTTTATTTGGGATCCAGATAAACATACTCATTAA
- a CDS encoding helix-hairpin-helix domain-containing protein, whose protein sequence is MIKHLISCKDKMCYLVSKIQLLTILLSIGLVFLLIIFLVGRKEMPDNTASTVKLETIQESQETKASAIESASAQEEANRKIIVDIKGAVKQEGVYRLNKESRVTDLIKKAGGLTEFADRRAVNLAQKLSDGSVVYIAKIGENRSVIPKEESSGNFSTIDNEIVDSKININVAKLEDLTKIPGIGEKRAKEIIDVRESQGGFKKLEDLLKISGIGKKTLEKLKDDISID, encoded by the coding sequence ATGATTAAACACTTGATATCTTGTAAAGACAAAATGTGCTATCTTGTATCGAAAATACAGTTACTGACAATACTGCTATCTATTGGGCTTGTTTTCTTACTCATTATCTTCTTAGTTGGTAGAAAAGAGATGCCTGACAATACTGCTTCAACTGTAAAACTTGAGACAATCCAAGAAAGCCAGGAAACAAAAGCTAGTGCTATAGAATCAGCATCAGCTCAAGAAGAAGCTAATAGAAAAATTATCGTAGATATCAAAGGGGCAGTCAAGCAAGAAGGTGTCTATCGTCTCAATAAGGAAAGTCGTGTGACAGATCTTATCAAAAAGGCGGGTGGGCTTACGGAATTTGCTGATAGGAGAGCTGTTAATTTAGCTCAAAAATTAAGCGACGGTAGTGTAGTGTATATTGCCAAAATTGGTGAGAATAGATCAGTTATTCCTAAAGAAGAAAGTAGTGGTAATTTTAGTACGATAGATAACGAAATTGTTGATTCAAAAATTAATATCAATGTCGCAAAACTTGAAGATTTAACAAAGATTCCGGGAATTGGAGAGAAGAGAGCCAAGGAAATTATTGATGTTCGAGAGAGTCAAGGAGGGTTTAAGAAACTAGAAGATCTCTTAAAGATTTCTGGAATTGGGAAAAAGACATTAGAGAAACTCAAAGATGATATTAGCATTGATTAG
- a CDS encoding DNA internalization-related competence protein ComEC/Rec2 has product MILALIRQLPMPLIQIVYLVIFSYYTVRFPSIPLIIVDILIIFLVIKHYKKRIIPWLICLSVSTMSLFNYWQWQENKIYNQQPNTISQVRLIPDTVAINGDSLTFTGEHKHNSYKLFYKLKSKRELVFFRENRDYLEIVSEIALEEAEGIRNFSGFDYRAFLKYQGIHRIGHIKELNQLSKSPTRNLIEIVRTWRRQAIIICQKEFPKPMSDYMTGLLFGYLDKSFGEMTRIYSQLGIIHLFALSGMQVAFFLNYFRKLLILLGIPRDYFPYLDILFSLFYAFITGFSISVLRSLWQSNLRNFGFKGLDNIALAFLLMFICDRQFLLSIGGVLSFAYAFFITVLRFESFEGIRRRVYETFALNFCLLPFIISYFSQYNVIAILLTILFSFLFDNVILPILCITFLLSPLIKFSIFNSLFLLMEKLVHLIEGYTSKPITLGNPNVIQFFLLIMALAFFVNQLSKKKTVFLPTCVIVLLFLSMRIPFRNEITVVDVGQGDSILIRDMNNKTLLIDVGGVHHFDGREAWQKKYRQTNADRTLIPYLKSRGITKIDYLLLTHTDNDHVGDMEEVAKNFEVKEILTSQGSMKNVSFVNRIKAMKIKTKLVKAGDRLSIMGSYLQVLYPWSIGDGKNNDSLVLYGRLLGKNFLFTGDIEAEGEKALLSKYPNLKVDILKVGHHGSKGSSTEDFLNTISMKVALISAGNNNAFKHPSPETLERFKERHVKVYRTDQQGSIRFTGRRQWEIETCR; this is encoded by the coding sequence ATGATATTAGCATTGATTAGGCAGTTGCCTATGCCTTTAATTCAGATTGTCTATCTTGTTATTTTTTCTTATTACACAGTTCGTTTTCCCAGCATTCCTCTTATAATTGTAGATATTTTAATAATCTTTTTAGTTATCAAACATTACAAAAAAAGAATTATTCCGTGGTTAATATGCCTTTCAGTTTCAACAATGTCTCTGTTTAACTATTGGCAGTGGCAAGAAAATAAAATTTATAATCAACAACCGAATACAATTAGTCAAGTCAGACTTATTCCAGATACAGTTGCCATTAATGGAGATTCTTTAACCTTCACTGGAGAGCATAAACATAATAGTTATAAGCTTTTTTATAAGTTGAAGAGCAAAAGAGAATTAGTATTTTTTAGGGAAAACAGAGACTATTTGGAAATTGTTTCTGAGATAGCTTTGGAAGAAGCTGAGGGTATTCGCAATTTTTCGGGCTTCGATTATCGAGCATTTTTAAAATATCAAGGAATACACCGTATAGGCCATATAAAAGAGTTAAATCAGTTATCAAAAAGCCCAACTAGAAATTTAATCGAGATTGTACGAACTTGGCGACGCCAGGCTATCATAATTTGTCAAAAAGAATTTCCTAAACCAATGTCGGATTATATGACGGGACTTTTATTTGGCTATTTAGATAAGTCTTTCGGTGAAATGACCCGGATTTATAGTCAACTAGGAATTATTCATCTATTTGCTTTATCGGGAATGCAAGTTGCTTTTTTCCTTAACTATTTTCGTAAACTATTGATACTTTTAGGTATTCCTAGAGATTATTTTCCTTATTTAGATATTTTGTTTTCTTTATTTTATGCCTTTATCACTGGTTTTAGCATTTCTGTTTTACGGAGTTTGTGGCAAAGTAATTTAAGAAATTTTGGCTTTAAAGGACTTGATAATATTGCTTTAGCTTTCTTGCTTATGTTTATTTGTGATCGTCAATTTCTACTGAGTATTGGTGGCGTTCTATCCTTTGCTTATGCTTTTTTTATTACAGTCCTTCGTTTTGAAAGTTTTGAAGGGATTAGAAGAAGAGTTTATGAAACTTTCGCTTTAAATTTTTGTCTTCTCCCGTTTATAATTAGTTATTTTTCGCAATATAACGTAATAGCTATTTTATTGACTATTCTTTTTTCTTTTCTATTTGATAATGTAATTCTCCCTATCTTATGCATAACCTTTCTTTTATCTCCATTGATAAAATTCAGTATCTTTAATAGTTTGTTTTTACTTATGGAAAAATTAGTTCATCTTATTGAAGGGTATACCAGTAAGCCTATTACTTTAGGGAATCCAAATGTAATCCAATTTTTCCTGCTTATCATGGCTCTTGCTTTTTTTGTCAATCAACTCTCAAAAAAGAAAACAGTTTTCTTACCAACTTGTGTAATTGTTTTACTCTTTCTGAGTATGAGGATACCGTTTCGTAATGAAATTACCGTTGTAGATGTTGGGCAAGGAGATAGTATTTTAATTAGAGATATGAATAACAAAACTCTTTTGATTGATGTCGGTGGCGTACACCATTTTGATGGGAGAGAAGCTTGGCAAAAAAAGTATAGACAAACTAATGCTGATAGAACCCTTATTCCCTATCTCAAGTCAAGGGGGATTACAAAAATTGATTATCTATTACTAACTCATACCGACAATGATCATGTAGGAGATATGGAAGAAGTTGCTAAAAACTTTGAAGTTAAGGAGATTTTAACTAGTCAGGGAAGTATGAAAAATGTTAGTTTTGTGAATAGGATTAAAGCTATGAAAATAAAAACAAAGTTGGTTAAAGCCGGTGACCGACTTTCTATAATGGGGAGTTACTTACAGGTTCTTTATCCATGGTCAATAGGAGATGGTAAGAATAATGATTCTTTAGTTTTATATGGCCGTTTATTAGGAAAAAACTTTCTTTTTACAGGAGATATTGAAGCAGAAGGTGAAAAAGCTTTACTTTCAAAATATCCAAACTTAAAAGTCGATATTTTGAAAGTTGGTCATCATGGTTCCAAAGGATCCTCTACAGAAGATTTTCTAAATACAATATCAATGAAGGTTGCTTTGATTTCTGCTGGTAACAATAATGCTTTTAAGCATCCAAGTCCCGAAACTTTAGAACGGTTTAAAGAGAGACACGTCAAGGTTTATCGGACGGATCAACAAGGATCCATACGATTTACTGGACGACGGCAGTGGGAAATTGAGACTTGTCGCTAA
- the holA gene encoding DNA polymerase III subunit delta yields MIAIEKVKKLSKDKLGLVTLVTGDDLGQFSQIKEEVLKIIAYDKDDLTYSYFDLSEGGYSEAEMDLLSLPFFADTKFVIFDYFVDITTQKKNYLKENELKSFESYLENPLGTTKLIIFAPGKLDGKRRIVKLLKRDAEVIEALPLKEEELKQYFQSRGKEIGLIFDSGVFDKLLLKSNGDFSEMAKNLLFLKTYKGQGNISLEDVDEAIPKTLHDNIFDLSRFILQGSSDQVAELVHDLRLAGEDEIKLIAILIGQFRLYLQIKLLVQDGKNEQQIVVALSDLMARRVNPYQVKFAIRDSQNLSTAYLERVVKVLIETDYQIKKGVNDKSYLFDLALLKLMIG; encoded by the coding sequence ATGATTGCAATTGAAAAAGTAAAGAAATTGTCAAAAGATAAACTAGGTCTTGTAACCTTGGTTACAGGTGATGATTTAGGTCAATTCAGCCAGATTAAAGAGGAAGTCTTGAAAATAATTGCTTATGATAAAGATGACTTAACCTACTCCTATTTTGATTTGTCAGAAGGAGGATATTCTGAAGCAGAAATGGATTTACTAAGTCTTCCCTTTTTCGCTGATACCAAATTTGTTATCTTTGATTATTTTGTTGATATTACGACACAAAAAAAGAATTACCTGAAGGAAAATGAGCTCAAATCTTTCGAAAGCTATTTGGAGAACCCTCTAGGAACGACAAAGTTAATCATCTTTGCGCCTGGGAAGCTAGATGGAAAGAGACGTATCGTTAAGTTATTAAAGCGCGATGCCGAGGTTATTGAAGCACTTCCTTTAAAAGAAGAAGAATTAAAGCAATATTTTCAGTCAAGGGGAAAAGAAATTGGGCTGATATTTGATAGTGGTGTTTTTGATAAGCTTCTTTTAAAATCCAATGGTGACTTTAGCGAGATGGCAAAAAATTTATTGTTTTTAAAAACATATAAGGGACAAGGTAATATCTCTTTAGAAGACGTTGATGAGGCAATTCCAAAAACACTTCATGATAATATCTTTGATTTATCTCGTTTTATTTTGCAAGGAAGTAGTGATCAAGTAGCTGAATTGGTTCATGATCTCAGACTGGCTGGTGAAGATGAAATCAAATTAATTGCTATTTTGATAGGACAATTTCGATTATATTTACAAATTAAGTTGTTAGTGCAAGATGGTAAGAATGAGCAACAAATAGTCGTGGCTCTTTCTGATTTGATGGCACGGAGAGTTAACCCCTATCAAGTAAAATTCGCTATTCGTGATTCACAAAATTTAAGTACTGCTTATTTAGAAAGAGTAGTGAAAGTATTGATTGAAACTGATTATCAAATTAAAAAGGGAGTCAATGATAAATCCTATTTATTTGATTTAGCCCTCCTTAAATTGATGATTGGTTGA
- the sodA gene encoding superoxide dismutase SodA, with amino-acid sequence MAIILPELPYAYDALEPQFDKETMILHHDKHHATYVANANAALEKHPEIGENLEELLADVSAIPEDIRQALVNNGGGHLNHALFWELLSPEKTEVTSDVASAIDEAFGSFESFKDAFTTAATSRFGSGWAWLVVNKEGKLEVMSTANQDTPISEGKQPILGLDVWEHAYYLNYRNVRPNYIKAFFEIINWNKVDELYKAAKA; translated from the coding sequence ATGGCTATTATTTTACCTGAACTTCCCTATGCATATGATGCCTTAGAGCCCCAATTTGATAAAGAAACAATGATACTTCATCATGATAAGCATCATGCAACTTATGTTGCTAATGCTAATGCGGCACTTGAAAAACATCCAGAGATTGGTGAAAACCTTGAAGAGCTTTTAGCAGATGTTTCAGCTATTCCTGAGGATATCCGTCAAGCGTTGGTTAATAACGGAGGTGGACACCTCAATCATGCACTTTTCTGGGAATTACTATCTCCAGAAAAAACTGAAGTAACTAGTGATGTGGCAAGTGCAATTGATGAGGCATTTGGTTCCTTTGAGTCTTTTAAAGACGCTTTTACTACTGCAGCAACTAGCCGTTTTGGCTCAGGCTGGGCTTGGTTAGTGGTTAATAAAGAAGGTAAACTAGAAGTTATGTCTACTGCAAACCAAGATACTCCAATATCTGAAGGAAAACAACCTATTTTGGGACTTGATGTTTGGGAGCATGCCTATTATTTAAATTACCGTAATGTTCGTCCAAATTATATCAAAGCCTTCTTTGAAATTATTAACTGGAACAAAGTTGATGAACTGTATAAAGCTGCTAAAGCTTAA
- a CDS encoding serine hydrolase — protein MRKRRFFEIPQTVNIVILVVLVIALGLIVTASALEKAKTHQVTQEVKKVVKQNRNPVEKSAEAKKAVMDADLARMNALGLYYEYDKLSLVDTVKAYLDEFGINHTQIAFSYKDLESGKTFSMNDRQPMTAGSTYKLPLNMLVVDETEKGKYSLEQRFDITNTTYEYDREHMAYVNQFAGAMSISEMQEYSLMYSENTPAYALADRLGGMDKAYKKFGRYGKSKSEIKTILEEGNKTTTEYYIQVLDYLWRHKNKYKDILYYIGESFPGDYYKTYLPDIPIYQKPGYVREALNVGAIVCEKSPYLIALYTKNLGGSTEESFEISGEGYNQLAGLTYVINEWHRVNQNKA, from the coding sequence TTGCGTAAGAGAAGATTTTTTGAGATTCCTCAAACAGTTAATATTGTTATTTTAGTTGTCTTGGTCATTGCTTTAGGTTTGATAGTAACAGCGTCAGCTCTAGAAAAGGCTAAGACGCACCAAGTGACACAAGAAGTAAAAAAAGTAGTAAAGCAAAATAGAAATCCAGTAGAAAAATCAGCAGAAGCCAAAAAGGCTGTAATGGATGCTGACTTAGCTAGGATGAATGCTTTAGGTTTATATTATGAATATGATAAGTTAAGTTTAGTAGATACTGTCAAAGCTTATTTGGATGAATTTGGTATCAATCATACTCAAATAGCTTTTAGTTATAAAGACCTAGAATCTGGTAAAACCTTCTCAATGAACGATAGGCAACCGATGACTGCTGGTTCAACCTATAAACTTCCTCTTAACATGTTAGTTGTTGATGAGACAGAGAAAGGAAAATATAGCCTTGAACAACGTTTTGATATAACTAATACAACTTATGAGTATGATAGGGAACACATGGCATATGTTAATCAATTTGCTGGAGCAATGTCTATTTCAGAAATGCAAGAATATTCTTTAATGTATTCTGAAAATACTCCAGCTTATGCTTTGGCTGATCGTCTTGGTGGTATGGACAAGGCTTATAAGAAGTTTGGTAGATATGGTAAGTCCAAATCAGAGATAAAAACGATACTTGAAGAGGGTAACAAGACGACAACAGAGTATTATATCCAAGTTCTAGATTATCTTTGGAGGCATAAAAATAAGTATAAGGATATCCTATATTATATTGGTGAATCATTTCCAGGAGACTATTATAAAACCTATTTGCCTGATATTCCCATTTACCAAAAGCCTGGCTATGTGAGAGAAGCCTTGAATGTAGGGGCTATTGTCTGCGAAAAGAGTCCTTATTTGATTGCTCTTTATACTAAAAATCTGGGAGGAAGTACAGAAGAATCCTTTGAAATTTCAGGAGAGGGTTATAATCAACTGGCCGGTCTCACCTATGTCATAAACGAGTGGCATCGTGTTAATCAAAATAAAGCTTGA
- the queA gene encoding tRNA preQ1(34) S-adenosylmethionine ribosyltransferase-isomerase QueA, whose product MNTNDFDFELPEELIAQTPLEQRDSSKLLVIDHKTKKMVDSHFDHIIDQLNPGDALVMNNTRVLPARLHGEKPDTHGHVELLLLKNTKGDEWEVLAKPAKRLKVGSTISFGDGRLKATVIKELDHGGRIVSFSYQGIFLEVLESLGEMPLPPYIHEKLDDSERYQTVYAKENGSAAAPTAGLHFTQELLQKIQEKGIHLVYLTLHVGLGTFRPVSVDNVDEHEMHSEFYQLSEEAADTLRQVKKAGGRVVAVGTTSIRTLETIGNKFNGDIQADSGWTNIFIKPGYHFTVVDAFSTNFHLPKSTLVMLVSAFAGRDFVLEAYRHAISEQYRFFSFGDAMFVK is encoded by the coding sequence ATGAATACAAACGACTTTGATTTTGAATTACCTGAAGAATTAATCGCACAAACACCACTTGAACAAAGAGACAGTTCAAAACTACTAGTTATCGATCACAAAACAAAAAAGATGGTTGACAGTCACTTTGACCATATCATTGACCAGCTTAATCCTGGAGACGCTCTAGTTATGAACAACACTCGTGTTCTACCAGCACGTCTTCATGGAGAAAAACCAGATACTCATGGCCATGTTGAACTTCTTCTTCTCAAAAATACCAAGGGTGACGAATGGGAAGTTTTGGCTAAGCCAGCTAAACGTCTCAAAGTAGGTAGCACCATCAGTTTTGGCGATGGTCGCTTAAAAGCAACGGTCATAAAAGAACTAGATCATGGTGGTAGAATAGTTTCCTTTTCTTACCAAGGAATTTTTCTAGAGGTTTTAGAAAGTCTTGGTGAAATGCCTCTTCCTCCATATATACATGAAAAATTAGATGACTCTGAGCGTTACCAAACTGTTTATGCTAAGGAAAATGGATCTGCAGCTGCTCCCACTGCAGGCTTACACTTCACACAGGAATTACTCCAAAAAATTCAAGAAAAAGGAATTCATTTAGTTTACTTAACTCTTCATGTTGGGCTTGGAACATTTCGCCCCGTTTCAGTAGATAATGTTGACGAGCACGAAATGCATTCTGAGTTTTACCAACTTTCTGAGGAAGCAGCTGATACTTTGCGCCAAGTAAAAAAAGCCGGTGGGCGTGTTGTTGCGGTTGGTACTACTTCCATTCGAACACTTGAAACAATTGGTAACAAATTTAATGGTGATATTCAAGCAGATTCTGGTTGGACTAATATATTCATTAAGCCTGGTTATCATTTTACTGTAGTAGATGCTTTTTCCACCAACTTCCACCTACCAAAATCAACCCTTGTCATGTTAGTTTCAGCTTTTGCTGGGCGTGATTTCGTTTTAGAAGCCTATAGACACGCTATCAGTGAACAGTACCGTTTCTTCAGTTTCGGTGATGCCATGTTTGTTAAATAA
- the nagB gene encoding glucosamine-6-phosphate deaminase: MKVIHVKNQVEGGQVAFSLLKEAMSNGAKTLGLATGSTPLTFYQEVVASDLDFSEMTSINLDEYVGLPKEHSQSYNYFMKEQLFNAKPFKESFLPNGLATNLAEEIKAYDKVIADHPIDFQILGIGRNGHIGFNEPGTSFEMTTHVVNLEKSTIEANSRFFESIDDVPKQAISMGIASIMLSKTIVLMAFGKDKAEAIKKMVSGPVSEDLPASILQKHKNVIVIVDEEAASELARP; this comes from the coding sequence ATGAAAGTAATTCATGTAAAGAATCAAGTTGAAGGTGGGCAAGTTGCTTTCTCACTATTAAAAGAAGCTATGTCTAATGGTGCTAAAACCTTAGGATTAGCAACAGGTAGTACACCACTTACTTTTTACCAAGAAGTTGTAGCAAGTGATCTAGATTTTTCTGAGATGACAAGTATCAATTTAGATGAGTATGTGGGTTTGCCAAAGGAACATTCTCAAAGCTATAACTATTTTATGAAGGAGCAGTTATTCAATGCCAAACCGTTTAAGGAGAGTTTCTTACCAAATGGCTTAGCAACTAATTTAGCAGAAGAAATTAAGGCTTATGATAAGGTTATTGCGGATCATCCTATTGACTTCCAAATATTGGGAATTGGACGCAATGGTCATATCGGCTTTAATGAACCTGGGACTTCTTTTGAGATGACAACACACGTTGTGAACCTAGAAAAGTCAACGATTGAGGCCAATAGTCGCTTTTTTGAGAGTATTGATGATGTACCAAAACAAGCAATATCTATGGGAATCGCCTCTATTATGTTATCCAAAACAATTGTGCTAATGGCTTTTGGTAAAGACAAAGCAGAAGCTATCAAAAAAATGGTTTCTGGCCCAGTTAGCGAAGACTTACCAGCTTCAATTTTGCAAAAGCATAAAAATGTGATTGTAATTGTTGATGAGGAAGCAGCGTCAGAATTAGCTAGACCTTAA
- a CDS encoding pseudouridine synthase, producing MRLDKLLETCQIGSRGQVKKLISAKKIIVDDRVAIGGQQNVDPGLQTIIVDGKVLRAKGHHYFFLNKPRGVVSALKDREHPTVIDCLTEADRFPSLYPVGRLDRDTEGLVLLTDNGPLGFRMLHPKHHVDKSYYVVVNGFLGDDLLSFFRSGVVFLDGTVCKAAAVEILSAREKQSVAKVTLSEGKFHQIKKMFLAYGVKVIYLKRLTFAEFSVGNLAAGEYRTLTAHEKTIVKQYLE from the coding sequence ATGCGTTTAGACAAATTGTTAGAAACTTGTCAAATTGGCTCCAGAGGGCAAGTTAAAAAATTAATTAGTGCTAAAAAAATCATTGTTGACGATAGAGTAGCCATTGGAGGTCAACAAAATGTTGATCCAGGACTCCAAACAATTATAGTGGATGGTAAAGTCTTGCGGGCAAAAGGTCATCACTATTTTTTTCTTAATAAACCCAGAGGAGTCGTCTCTGCGTTAAAGGATAGAGAACACCCAACTGTTATTGATTGTTTGACAGAAGCTGATCGATTTCCCAGCCTTTATCCTGTAGGCCGCTTGGACAGAGATACTGAAGGTTTAGTCTTGCTAACGGACAATGGGCCCCTAGGTTTTCGTATGTTACATCCGAAACATCATGTCGACAAAAGTTATTATGTTGTCGTTAATGGTTTTTTAGGTGATGATCTCCTATCATTCTTCAGGTCTGGTGTTGTCTTTCTTGATGGAACGGTCTGTAAGGCAGCTGCTGTCGAGATTTTGTCAGCTCGGGAAAAACAATCGGTGGCCAAGGTAACACTCTCTGAAGGGAAATTTCACCAAATTAAAAAAATGTTTTTAGCATATGGGGTCAAGGTCATCTATCTGAAGCGACTTACTTTTGCTGAATTTTCTGTTGGAAATCTAGCAGCAGGTGAGTATAGAACATTAACGGCTCACGAAAAGACTATTGTGAAGCAGTACTTAGAGTGA